The Deltaproteobacteria bacterium region GAAGAGAACTTCAATTGGCCATACCTGCGGCCCAATATCCGCGAATTTTGGCGGAACTGGCACATGTCTCTGACGTCATGGATCACGGACTATTTGTACATTCCCCTCGGCGGGAATCGCCGCGGAGAACGAAGAACAAACGTCAACACCATCGTGTCCATGAGCCTCTGCGGGCTGTGGCATGGCGCCGCATTGCATTTCGTCGCCTGGGGCTTCTATCACGGAGTCGCCATTTGCATTCAGAGAACCTACAGCCGCTGGAGAGATCGAACCTTCCCCACCCTACACCACGTCTTTCCACGAACGCGCCAGGCAGTTGCCACCGTGTTCACGTTTCACGTCGTCGTGATCGGATGGATGTATTTTGTTCTCAATGCGGTGACCGCAACACGCGTAATCTGCAAAATGCTCCTCTTGCCACCAGCGTAGGCGTGACGATGACGATGACGATACTGCGTATATGCCTCAAGGCCGTCTTGTACATCTCATTGATATTTCTTTGTTTCCTGTTTTCCCCGGATGTTCCCGTGCAGTTCATCTACACAGAGTTCTAGCTTCCTCGTCGGAAAGCTCGGAGCGAGCTCCGTTAGAACTGGAAGTAGATGAACTCCCCGCCGAAGCCGCCGAGGAGCAGTACGACTCCCACCGCAAGGCCGATCGCGAAGCTCTCGATGGCAGCGGGCACCCCGGTCGCGGTCCAGGCCTGGAGACGCGTCTGATTCTCCCGGATCGCGCGTTCGCACCAGTGGAGCCCTACGCACACCGCGATGACCGCGCACTGAAAGATCGGCCAGGGGCTACGCCAGGGTCCAGCGACGAGCTGGAGCAAGAACGTCGTCGCCTCCCCGAAGGTCGGTGCGCGAAAGAACACCCACAGCACGCAGATCACGTTGAAGAGAAGTACGATGCGCACGATGTCAGTCACCGCGAGCGGGCGCTCGGGGTCCTGGCGGCTTCCGCCCACCATCCGATGGGCGACCAGCAACAGTCCGTGCAATCCGCCCCAGATCAGAAAGTTCCATCCCGCACCATGCCAGAGTCCGCCCAGCAGCATGGTCAAGAACAAATTGATATACACCCGGGCCGGATGAACGCGATTTCCGCCGAGCGACACATACAGATAGTCGCGGAGCCATTGCGACAGCGTCATGTGCCAGCGACGCCAAAATTCACTCGGATCGCGGGCGAGGTACGGCTCGCGAAAGTTCATCGGGAGCTCGTAGCCAAGGAGCAACGCACAGCCCCGGCCGATGTCCGTATATCCGGAAAAGTCGAAATAGATCTGGAAAGCGAACGAGTACATTGCCAGCAGGTGATCCGGAGCCGGGGCGAAGCCGGGCGAAGTAAAGACCGCGTTCGCGTACGGAGCGAGCAGCGTGTCGGCAAACACGACCTTCTTGCTCAAGCCCGCCGTAATCAGCCAGAGCGCCCGATGGGCGCGTCCTCGATCGAGATATCCGCCACTGCGTAGCTGCGGAATCAACTCCGAGCCTCGCAGGATCGGTCCGGCGATCAGGTGCGGGAAGAACGTGACGAAAAGCGCATACTCGGAGAACGAGCGCGCGTGGATGCCCCGGTGTCGATAGGCATCGATCGCTAAGCCCATCATCATGAACGTCACGAATGAGATTCCGAGCGGCAGGAGCACGCCCGGAGGCTGCACCGAGACACCGAGGCGATCGAGAATGTGGGCTGACGAAGAGACCAGGAAGTCGGCGTACTTGAAGTACGCGAGTGTCCCCAGGCTAAGAATCAGCGAGATCGCGAGGTAGAGCCGCGCATGAGCGGTACGCACGACGCCGAGAAGCAGCCCATAGTTCACGAGGATCATCAGCAGGAGCAACAATACGTACTGTGGGATCCATGCTGCGTAAAAGACGAGACTGGATACGAGCAACCATCCAGCGCGCATCGGCTTGGGAAGCGACCAGAAAACGCCCAAGACTACGATGAAGAAGGATGCGAACGTGAAGCTATTGAACAGCATCCGAAGACGCTCCCGCCGATGAGAGAAGATCCCGAATGACGGGCGCCACCTGCTGCGCCACCAGCAGCGGACCATCCCCTGGCTGATCGGTTGCGAAGTGCCCCCCGCCGTCCCGAAATCCGGCGTCGGGCAGCAGGGCGTGGAGGTCCAGCAACACCGCACCGTGCGCACCGCAGACGGTCCGCAGCGTGTGAACCGTCCGCGCCAGTCCTTGTTCGTCGAGGATCCCGACCTTGCGCATCCACTCCACGTTCACCGGGGTCAGATACACGAGGATCGGGATGCGCTTGTCGGCAAACTCCTCCAGGATCGCCGCGAACAGCTCGAGGGGGGGATGATCTGCGTGAACCCCATCGAGCGCCGGCTCGTACAAATCGCGGAGCACTTTGGCGTTCAGCCGATCAGATCTCCCTTCGGCAAACGCCAGCGGGATCGGGGGCATCCCGGTGACTTTCGAATCCGCCGGAAGCCCCTCCCAGCGTCTCTGAGCGGCGCCCCGGAGCGCGTCCAGTCCGTTGCCGGTTCGCACCTGCTCGACGCGGTAGGCGTGCCAGGGTTCGAGTGCGCCCACCTGCCAAAGCGTCACGTAGAGGAGCAGGCGATCGAAGGTGACGTTCCACCAATAGAGCGG contains the following coding sequences:
- a CDS encoding MBOAT family protein, with protein sequence DGLERILFGLSKKLIVADSVARLTAPVWQDPLQYDPGILWLAAYGYAVQIYADFSGYSDIAIGSAKLLGFKVEENFNWPYLRPNIREFWRNWHMSLTSWITDYLYIPLGGNRRGERRTNVNTIVSMSLCGLWHGAALHFVAWGFYHGVAICIQRTYSRWRDRTFPTLHHVFPRTRQAVATVFTFHVVVIGWMYFVLNAVTATRVICKMLLLPPA
- a CDS encoding MBOAT family protein — encoded protein: MLFNSFTFASFFIVVLGVFWSLPKPMRAGWLLVSSLVFYAAWIPQYVLLLLLMILVNYGLLLGVVRTAHARLYLAISLILSLGTLAYFKYADFLVSSSAHILDRLGVSVQPPGVLLPLGISFVTFMMMGLAIDAYRHRGIHARSFSEYALFVTFFPHLIAGPILRGSELIPQLRSGGYLDRGRAHRALWLITAGLSKKVVFADTLLAPYANAVFTSPGFAPAPDHLLAMYSFAFQIYFDFSGYTDIGRGCALLLGYELPMNFREPYLARDPSEFWRRWHMTLSQWLRDYLYVSLGGNRVHPARVYINLFLTMLLGGLWHGAGWNFLIWGGLHGLLLVAHRMVGGSRQDPERPLAVTDIVRIVLLFNVICVLWVFFRAPTFGEATTFLLQLVAGPWRSPWPIFQCAVIAVCVGLHWCERAIRENQTRLQAWTATGVPAAIESFAIGLAVGVVLLLGGFGGEFIYFQF